A single genomic interval of Cyprinus carpio isolate SPL01 chromosome B24, ASM1834038v1, whole genome shotgun sequence harbors:
- the LOC109108703 gene encoding transforming growth factor beta activator LRRC33-like: MLVFDRLSIVLCHAVVPLLVVLLSVSGHPQIFPCRLIQSTALCNSCQLSAVPDLLPQQIEEIFLDKNRLLNLQDGCLSRYPLLRTFSCANNRLMMVEESVFSESPRLENLNLANNELYYGHKQVAQSLSSLSQLKTLDLSGNGLSEDMVSLLVQNLSSLESLYLSQNAMLRLDESTFRNLHQLRELNVERNLLFEIDGAFDHMKKLQRLNLAFNCLPCLVNFEMTQLLVLNASHNSIEWFITNQNLTETFQLETLDLSDNHLLFFPFLPTNNRIRTLLLSSNRVGFYQHLSNYTSSNWTTNVEYYNLGQNVSSITVELWNENLHGDLSSVELLDLSENKVNYFPPGFIQQMPSLYWLRLRSNCLQSFSLMPEDLPVTLYELDVSRNRITELKASQRSISELNNLTHLNLSTNDLQNLPARIFASLPKLRTLDLSHNTVNVCYLPRSSGCVVWSNIVSLKQLYLASCSIQNIPSSAFKGTPLTHLELSNNPDLNLKQESLEGLANTLQYLGLGNTGLQAFDFSPYSHLTSLNICRNSLPELPESVMALNLKLLDLRDNMLTTIPSQHAGMLAQRLQTVYMNGNAFNCCHLDWYKTFMETKGISIVDLSEITCLDLNHRRHKVMLFDAIHCGGSSNEESVVWYILLFVTVSVSIMGISIIYMLTFKPRMLPRAIKKRCWRPAPY; encoded by the exons ATGCTGGTGTTCGATCGCCTGTCCATCGTGCTCTGTCACGCAGTGGTGCCGCTACTGGTGGTCCTGCTTTCAGTCTCGGGACATCCGCAGATCTTCCCCTGCAGGCTG ATCCAAAGCACGGCTCTGTGCAACAGCTGTCAGCTCTCTGCCGTACCAGATCTTTTACCACAACAAATTGAGGAGATCTTCTTAGACAAGAACCGTCTGTTAAATCTTCAAGATGGTTGTCTCTCCAGGTATCCTCTTCTACGGACGTTCAGCTGTGCAAACAATCGGCTAATGATGGTGGAAGAGAGTGTGTTCTCTGAATCGCCTCGTTTAGAAAACCTCAATTTAGCCAACAATGAGCTTTACTATGGACACAAGCAGGTGGCCCAGTCCTTAAGCTCTCTGTCCCAACTAAAGACCCTTGATCTTTCAGGTAATGGCCTCTCGGAGGACATGGTGTCTCTGCTGGTACAGAATCTGTCCTCGCTTGAGTCTCTATACTTGTCCCAGAATGCCATGCTAAGGCTGGATGAGTCAACATTCAGAAACCTTCATCAGCTTAGGGAGCTGAATGTCGAGAGAAACTTGTTGTTTGAGATCGATGGAGCGTTTGATCATATGAAAAAACTCCAGAGGTTGAACCTGGCCTTCAACTGCTTACCATGTTTGGTCAACTTTGAAATGACCCAACTGCTGGTCCTAAACGCCAGCCACAATTCCATTGAATGGTTCATAACCAATCAAAATTTGACTGAGACCTTTCAGCTGGAGACGCTGGATCTGTCTGACAACCATTTGCTCTTCTTTCCATTCCTTCCAACAAATAACCGAATACGAACTTTGCTGTTGTCCAGTAATCGAGTCGGTTTTTATCAACACTTATCAAATTACACATCTTCAAACTGGACCACTAATGTTGAGTACTACAACTTGGGGCAAAATGTAAGCAGCATCACAGTAGAACTCTGGAATGAGAACCTTCACGGTGATCTTTCCTCAGTAGAGCTCCTGGACCTGAGTGAAAACAAGGTGAATTACTTCCCTCCGGGATTCATTCAACAGATGCCGTCTCTTTACTGGCTGAGGCTGAGAAGTAACTGTTTACAGTCCTTCAGTTTGATGCCTGAAGATCTACCAGTCACCCTTTATGAACTGGACGTTAGTCGAAACAGGATAACCGAGCTGAAAGCAAGCCAACGCTCCATTAGCGAGCTGAACAATCTCACGCATCTCAATCTCAGTACAAATGACCTTCAGAACCTTCCAGCTAGGATTTTTGCTAGTCTACCGAAACTTCGCACACTAGATCTCAGTCACAACACTGTGAATGTGTGTTACTTGCCAAGATCGTCAGGATGTGTTGTGTGGTCCAACATTGTTTCCCTAAAACAACTCTATCTTGCCAGCTGTAGCATTCAGAACATCCCGTCTTCAGCGTTCAAGGGCACGCCACTAACCCATCTCGAACTTTCAAACAATCCAGACCTAAACCTCAAACAGGAATCTCTGGAAGGTCTCGCAAACACTTTGCAGTATTTGGGACTTGGTAATACTGGTCTTCAAGCTTTTGACTTCTCTCCGTATAGCCATTTGACATCTTTAAACATCTGTAGAAACTCACTACCAGAACTTCCCGAATCTGTAATGGCATTAAACCTAAAGCTGCTGGACTTGAGGGATAACATGTTGACAACCATCCCGTCGCAACATGCTGGCATGTTAGCTCAAAGACTGCAGACTGTTTATATGAATGGAAATGCCTTCAACTGTTGCCATTTAGACTGGTACAAGACCTTCATGGAGACCAAAGGAATCAGTATTGTAGATCTCTCAGAAATTACATGTTTGGACTTAAACCACAGGCGTCACAAGGTCATGCTTTTTGACGCCATCCACTGTGGTGGTTCCAGCAATGAGGAGTCTGTTGTTTGGTACATTCTTCTCTTTGTAACAGTCAGTGTTTCCATTATGGGTATATCCATCATTTACATGCTCACCTTTAAGCCAAGAATGTTGCCTCGCGCTATTAAAAAGAGATGTTGGAGACCGGCTCCTTATTGA
- the LOC109108712 gene encoding F-box/SPRY domain-containing protein 1-like, whose product MSGAGAGGGAQSAGLGAAAAGCCSSSSGAASAALLGGGSGIAGRLPSRVLEHIFSYLELADLMNCSHVCWHWYNCLADENSEVWRSLCARLLSEETLRSDILCNLSSYKGKLKSFQHALSSHDCSRNVYIKKNGFTLHRNPIAQSTDGARGKIGFSEGRHSWEIWWEGPLGTVAVIGIATKRAPMQCQGYVGLLGSDDQSWGWNLVDNNLLHNGEVNGNFPQCNNAPKYQIGERIRVILDMDDKTLAFERGFEFLGVAFRGLPKACLFPAVSAVYGNTEVTMVYLGRPLDG is encoded by the exons ATGTCTGGCGCAGGGGCCGGTGGAGGGGCGCAGTCTGCGGGGCTGGGCGCTGCCGCCGCGGGCTGCTGCTCCTCCTCGTCGGGCGCCGCTTCTGCCGCATTATTAGGCGGGGGGTCGGGCATCGCGGGCCGGTTACCCAGCCGAGTTCTCGAGCATATATTCTCTTATCTGGAGCTGGCGGATCTCATGAACTGCTCGCACGTTTGCTGGCACTGGTACAACTGTCTGGCGGATGAAAACAGCGAGGTGTGGCGGAGTCTGTGCGCCCGCCTGCTCAGTGAAGAAACGCTGCGCTCTGATATCCTCTGCAACCTGTCTTCATATAAAGGAAAa CTGAAGTCTTTCCAGCATGCTCTGAGCTCCCATGACTGCTCCAGGAATGTATATATCAAGAAAAACGGGTTCACTCTGCACCGCAACCCCATCGCCCAAAGCACTGATGGTGCCCGTGGGAAAATCGGCTTCTCTGAGGGCCGGCATTCCTGGGAGATCTGGTGGGAAGGTCCTCTCGGCACGGTGGCGGTGATCGGCATCGCGACCAAGAGGGCTCCCATGCAGTGCCAGGGGTATGTGGGGCTTCTAGGCAGCGATGACCAGAGCTGGGGATGGAATCTAGTAGACAATAACCTGCTTCACAACGGAGAGGTCAATGGCAACTTCCCCCAGTGCAACAACGCTCCAAAATACCAG ATCGGGGAGAGAATACGTGTAATCCTGGACATGGATGATAAGACACTAGCCTTTGAGCGAGGTTTTGAGTTCCTTGGAGTGGCGTTCCGAGGGCTGCCCAAAGCATGCCTGTTTCCAGCTGTGTCAGCCGTCTATGGGAACACTGAAGTGACTATGGTGTATCTGGGAAGACCCCTGGATGGATAA